A stretch of Alkalispirochaeta americana DNA encodes these proteins:
- a CDS encoding carbohydrate ABC transporter permease, with translation MITKEYFVKSISRTPWSTVMFFLLPSFVGFVLLIIIPLLMAFGLSVTNYTGGPNFSFVGLRNYVLAFTSPVFLGSLWVTLKYVVFAVSLQLFFALAFAVILNRKLRGNNFFRGVIFLPNVIASVAIGLAFMVVLEPNTGMLNQLLGAIGLPTARWLASEDTALGTIIGVSVWQNFGYFMVIILGGLQHINASLYEAAQIDGANAIRKFFAVTLPGLSPVMFFCFTMSIINAFKVFDLVYVMTGGSNGGGPVGSTRVVVMDIYQNAFQRFRFGYAAAQSVVLLFIILAITLWQYRQQRKWVSYDVV, from the coding sequence ATGATTACCAAGGAGTATTTTGTGAAGAGTATAAGTAGAACTCCCTGGTCCACGGTTATGTTTTTCCTGTTGCCAAGTTTTGTGGGGTTTGTGCTGTTAATCATTATACCTCTGCTGATGGCCTTTGGCCTTTCAGTGACAAATTATACCGGTGGACCGAATTTTTCTTTCGTTGGGTTAAGGAATTATGTGCTGGCATTTACCAGTCCAGTTTTTCTGGGGAGCCTCTGGGTTACCCTGAAATATGTTGTGTTTGCTGTTAGTCTCCAGCTTTTCTTTGCCTTGGCTTTTGCCGTGATACTGAACCGTAAGTTAAGAGGAAACAACTTTTTCCGCGGGGTTATTTTCCTGCCGAATGTTATAGCTTCTGTAGCTATCGGGTTAGCTTTTATGGTCGTTCTCGAGCCGAATACTGGTATGTTAAATCAGTTGCTTGGCGCGATCGGATTGCCGACAGCTCGCTGGCTGGCATCTGAAGATACCGCATTGGGAACAATTATCGGGGTTTCGGTGTGGCAGAACTTTGGATATTTCATGGTGATTATCCTTGGTGGGCTGCAGCACATTAATGCTTCATTATATGAGGCTGCCCAGATCGATGGTGCAAACGCAATCCGGAAATTTTTTGCAGTAACCCTCCCTGGTTTGAGCCCTGTTATGTTCTTCTGTTTTACCATGTCGATAATCAACGCTTTTAAGGTTTTTGATTTGGTCTATGTCATGACTGGTGGATCCAATGGAGGGGGACCAGTTGGGTCTACAAGGGTTGTGGTGATGGATATTTATCAGAACGCGTTTCAGCGTTTTCGTTTTGGCTATGCTGCAGCACAGTCTGTGGTTCTGCTATTCATAATTCTGGCAATTACACTCTGGCAGTATCGCCAGCAGAGAAAGTGGGTGAGCTATGATGTTGTCTAA